The Ranitomeya imitator isolate aRanImi1 chromosome 3, aRanImi1.pri, whole genome shotgun sequence genome has a window encoding:
- the SPRYD7 gene encoding SPRY domain-containing protein 7: MSFLCCWCCGDGGSGHIPLKEMPAVQLDTQHMGTDVVIVKNGRRICGTGACLANAPLHQNKSYFEFKVQSTGVWGIGVATQKANLNQIPLGRDVHSLVIRNDGAIYYNDEEKNRLPANSLPQEGDVVGITYDHVELNVYLNGKNMLCPSSGIRGTVYPVVYVDDSAILDCQFSEFYHTPPPGFEKILFEQQIF; encoded by the exons ATGTCGTTCCTGTGCTGCTGGTGCTGCGGGGATGGCGGCTCCGGACACATCCCGCTGAAGGAGATGCCGGCCGTGCAGCTGGACACTCAGCACATGG GAACTGATGTAGTAATTGTGAAGAATGGCAGAAGGATCTGTGGCACGGGGGCATGTCTTGCTAATGCACCGCTGCATCAAAACAAGAGTTACTTTGAGTTTAAAGTGCAATCTACAG GCGTGTGGGGCATTGGCGTTGCAACGCAAAAAGCAAATTTAAATCAGATTCCGTTGGGTCGAGACGTTCACAGTCTGGTCATAAGAAACGATGGGGCCATTTATTACAACGATGAGGAGAAGAACAGGCTGCCGGCAAACAGCCTTCCACAGGAGGGTGATGTGGTG GGTATCACCTATGATCACGTAGAATTAAATGTTTACTTGAACGGAAAGAATATGCTTTGTCCTTCATCTGGTATCAGGGGGACCGTGTATCCTGTTGTGTATG TGGACGACAGCGCCATCCTGGATTGTCAGTTCAGCGAGTTCTATCACACCCCTCCTCCCGGCTTTGAAAAGATCTTATTTGAGCAGCAAATTTTCTAA